The following proteins are co-located in the Ficedula albicollis isolate OC2 chromosome 25, FicAlb1.5, whole genome shotgun sequence genome:
- the CFAP45 gene encoding cilia- and flagella-associated protein 45 yields the protein MATTHGDSGVRNSVTASPPGGLCSPAVRSFTRRDFRLSVAASSNPVVICRDVPEHPPELLSSKPELKTIRLITKDLIRDLIIPQEKPQPCLIIGEKEYERVKESARAPAGVERWDRLKTLKARQDAAFESLKKAQMEEQREAELEDERDHCRDEEEEEEKQKLLQRAMRMRLEQEEEMRELNTLFLSAKCNMIRDKQVLEKRMIHKELAEEEKRLDKILKLEWEKGLEVQEELERCRKRELIRARQHIVRQMEQNAEERALRAEQLYQEGQRQLEHLEQMKREERKAWEQKQAEKRKIFAEIQRFNVESQRLKDQQRERERLEEERLLEQQRQKDEREAALEAEQEQLHREKEKELAQLRAKQEQAQDWQAERDALRAKRNQEAADREWRRQELEKAQRKAEVEQQLRQDRLQQVAQKEQRLAMQMEQDRQEFQRVLRAHQEQLEQEKLQWEQRDLRQRAHAEDVRRQIQELRQQRRRERAAGAEEEQEIRQRSQRLAQLRQQKLQEFRATGIPDKYCAQVERRARRWDSP from the exons ATGGCGACGACACATGGCGACAGTGGGGTTCGAAACTCCGTCACCGCAT cccctcccgggGGTCTCTGCTCGCCCGCCGTCCGCAGCTTCACCCGCCGGGATttccgtctgtct gtCGCCGCCTCCAGCAACCCTGTCGTGATCTGTCGGGATGTGCCAGAACATCCTCCGGAGCTGCTCTCCTCCAAGCCCGAGCTCAAGACCATCAGACTCATAACCAAGGACCTGATCCGGGACCTCAT catcccccaggaGAAGCCTCAACCGTGTCTCATCATTGGAGAAAAGGAATATGAGAGGGTGAAGGAATCAGCTCGAGCCCCAGCTGGTGTGGAGCGTTGGGACAGGCTGAAGACCCTCAAAGCCAGACAGGACGCTGCTTTT gaatcCCTGAAAAAGGCCCagatggaggagcagagagaggcagaacTGGAGGATGAGCGGGACCATTGcagagatgaggaggaggaggaggagaagcagaagctgctgcagcgGGCGATGAGgatgaggctggagcaggaggaagagatgAGGGAACTGAACACA CTCTTCCTCAGTGCCAAGTGCAACATGATCCGGGACAAGCAGGTCCTGGAGAAGCGGATGATCCACAAGGAactggcagaggaggagaaacGCCTGGACAAGATTTTAAAACTGGAGTGGGAGAAGGGCTTGgaggtgcaggaggagctggagcgCTGCAGGAAGCGGGAGCTGATCAG agccaggcagcacatTGTGAGGCAGATGGAGCAGAACGCAGAGGAGCGAGCGCTGAGGGCTGAGCAGCTGTACCAGGAGggccagaggcagctggagcacctggagcagatgaagagggaggaaaggaag GCCTGGGAGCagaaacaggcagagaaaaggaaaatctttgcTGAAATTCAACGTTTCAACGTGGAGAGCCAGAGGCTGAAGGATCAGCAGCGGGAGcgggagaggctggaggaggagcggctgctggagcagcagcggCAGAAGGAC GAGCGTGAGGCTGCtttggaggcagagcaggaacaaCTGCACcgggagaaggagaaggagctggcCCAGCTCAGGGCCAAGCAGGAGCAGGCTCAGGACTGGCAGGCAGAGCGG GATGCTCTGAGGGCCAAGAGGAACCAAGAGGCTGCAGACAGGGAATGGAGGcggcaggagctggagaaggcacAGAGGAAGGCTGaggtggagcagcagctgaggcaggaccggctgcagcaggtggcCCAGAAGGAGCAGCGCTTGGCCATGCAGATGGAGCAGGACCGCCAGGAGTTCCAGAGGGTGCTCAG ggcccaccaggagcagctggagcaggagaagctgcagtgggagcagagggatctCCGGCAGCGCGCTCATGCCGAAGACGTGCGGCGGCAGATCCAGGAGCTGCGGCAGCAGCGGCGGCGCGAGCGGGCGGCCGGcgctgaggaggagcaggagatcCGGCAGCGCAGCCAGCGCCTGgcccagctcaggcagcagaagctgcaggagtTCAG agccaccGGAATTCCTGACAAATATTGTGCCCAGGTGGAGCGCAGGGCTCGGCGCTGGGATTCCCCATGA
- the TAGLN2 gene encoding transgelin-2, whose product MANRGPSYGLSREVQQKIDRQYDPELEQVLVRWILAQCGNDGVAQPAPGRDGFQQWLKDGTVLCRLINSLHPRGQAPVAKIQASAMAFKQMEQISQFLQAAERYGIAATDIFQTVDLWEGKNMACVQRTLMNLGSLAVAKGDGLFVGDPNWFPKYVGGAGGGGRPGCGAPWGC is encoded by the exons ATGGCAAACCGGGGCCCCTCGTacgggctgagcagggaggtgcagcAGAAGATCGACCGGCAGTACGACCCCGAGCTGGAGCAGGTGCTGGTGCGCTGGATCCTGGCGCAGTGCGGCAACGACGGCGTGGCACAGCCGGCGCCCGGCCGGGACGGCTTCCAGCAGTGGCTGAAGGACGGCACG GTGCTGTGCCGGCTCATCAACAGCCTCCACCCGCGGGGACAAGCGCCCGTGGCCAAAATCCAGGCGTCGGCCATGGCCTTCAAGCAGATGGAGCAGATCTCGCAGTTCCTGCAGGCGGCTGAGCGCTACGGCATCGCCGCCACCGACATCTTCCAGACCGTGGATCTCTGGGAAG GGAAGAACATGGCGTGTGTGCAGAGGACCCTGATGAACCTGGGCAGCCTGGCCGTGGCCAAGGGCGATGGGCTCTTCGTGGGAGACCCCAACTGGTTCCCCAAGTATGTTGGGGGTgctggaggaggggggaggCCGGGCTGTGGGGCCCCGTGGGGAtgctga
- the IGSF9 gene encoding protein turtle homolog A, with protein MVPVCPPRRSMPVRAGPAGSGRSEPRAVVGRVGGSAVLGCGLLGAHEARPPLYVIEWVRFGFVLPIFIKFGLYSPRVDPEYAGRVRLEEGASLRLDLLRAEDQGWYECRVLFLDRHSSDADFQNGTWIHLTVNAPPTFLETPPAFVEVRDQAALSLTCRAVGNPQPVVTWKRSDLPVQSGDAVQVRNGTLSIAAVERASAGAYTCHASSKEGTVTHTTRVLVQGPPIIVVPPQNVTVNVSQDAFLACQAEAYPGNLTYTWFQGSSNVFHLSHLQARVRVLVDGSLLLQRTTPDDAGKYTCTASNGLWKPPSASAFITVLYPAQVTTMLPETHLPKGMRGVIRCPCRANPPLLSVTWTRDGRPLELDKLPGWSLRPDGSIVIATGNDDALGLYRCTPYNSYGTAGERSEERRCPSALQDPPAFTVRPKEEYFQEVGRELVIPCVAQGDPPPTVTWVKVGSVGKSSAQVDGNSSLVLHPLIKEQHGVWECTATNQVASVTTATSVHVLGTSPHAVTNVSVLPLLLAANISWEPGFDGGYFQRFSVWYTPLVRFPPRAHHDWVSLSVPAGAQHLLVENLQPDTSYQFSVLAQNKLGSGPFSQIVTSVPRGFPVTTVPPEPPAATVPIFLSPPRALRANESVRGVVLGWDPPARASVAPSGYALELRQVVLGLWWSLWPRGFVSPPQDAFYEFRLVAFAGSYISDPSNTVNVSTAGEAGDGNQRREASKFPKENPLSCRPHPPPELLPQPVLAGLIGGICFLSVAVIFSTMAACVMSRRRAARARKRRRDPPLVFSPSKKLPPPQ; from the exons ATGGTCCCGGTGTGCCCCCCACGCCGGTCCATGCCGGTCCGTGCCGGTCCCGCAGGCAGCGGCCGGAGCGAGCCCCGCGCCGTGGTGGGGCGCGTCGGGGGCAGCGCGGTGCTGGGCTGCGGGCTCCTGGGCGCACACGAGGCGCGCCCGCCGCTCTACGTGATCGAGTGGGTCCGCTTCGGCTTCGTCCTCCCCATCTTCATCAAGTTCGGGCTCTACTCGCCCCGCGTGGACCCCGAGTACGCGG GTCGGGTGCGGCTGGAGGAAGGAGCCTCGCTGCGCCTGGACCTGCTGCGAGCCGAGGACCAGGGCTGGTACGAGTGCCGGGTGCTCTTCCTCGACCGGCACAGCAGCGACGCCGACTTCCAGAACGGCACCTGGATCCACCTCACCGTCAACG CACCCCCCACCTTCCTGGAGACCCCCCCTGCTTTCGTAGAGGTGCGggaccaggctgctctgagcctcaCCTGCAGGGCTGTTGGCAACCCCCAGCCCGTTGTCACCTGGAAGAGGAGTGACCTTCCCGTGCAGAGCGGGGACGCGGTGCAG GTGAGGAACGGGACGCTGAGCATCGCCGCCGTGGAGCGCGCCAGCGCCGGCGCCTACACGTGCCACGCCTCCAGCAAGGAGGGCACCGTCACCCACACCACCCGTGTGCTGGTGCAGG GGCCGCCCATCATCGTGGTGCCACCCCAGAATGTCACTGTCAACGTCTCCCAAGATGCCTTTCTGGCGTGCCAGGCTGAGGCGTACCCAGGGAACCTCACCTACACCTGgttccagggcagcagcaacGTTTTCCACCTCAG ccacCTCCAGGCTCGGGTGCGTGTGCTGGTGGACGggagcctcctgctgcagcgAACAACTCCAGATGATGCTGGGAAATACACCTGCACCGCCAGCAACGGGCTCTGGAAGCCGCCTTCTGCCTCAGCCTTCATCACTGTGCTCT acccagcacaggtGACCACCATGCTCCCAGAGACTCACCTGCCCAAGGGCATGCGGGGCGTGATCcgctgcccctgcagagccaaCCCCCCCCTGCTCTCCGTCACCTGGACCAGGGATGGGCGCCCGCTGGAGCTGGACAAG ctgccGGGCTGGTCCCTGCGTCCCGACGGCTCCATCGTTATCGCGACAGGGAACGACGACGCGCTGGGGCTGTACCGCTGCACGCCCTACAACAGCTACGGCACCGCCGGCgagagatcggaagagcgtcgt TGCCCCTCTGCCTTGCAGGACCCTCCTGCCTTCACGGTGCGGCCCAAGGAGGAATATTTCCAGGaggtgggcagggagctggtgaTCCCCTGTGTGGCTCAGGGGGATCCTCCCCCCACGGTCACCTGGGTGAAG gtgggcaGCGTGGGGaagagcagtgcccaggtggaTGGGAACAGCAGCCTGGTCCTCCACCCCCTCATCAAGGAGCAGCACGGAGTCTGGGAATGCACGGCCACCAACCAGGTGGCCAGTGTCACCACTGCCACCTCTGTCCACGTGCTGG GTACCAGTCCCCACGCTGTCACCAACGTCTCCGTGCTCccgctgctgctggcagccaacATCTCCTGGGAGCCAGGCTTTGATGGAGGCTACTTCCAGAGGTTCAGCGTCTGGTACACCCCACT GGTGAGGTTCCCACCGCGGGCACACCACGACTGGGTGTCGCTGTCGGTGCCAGCGGGGGCTCAGCACCTTCTGGTGGAGAACCTGCAGCCAGACACCAGTTACCAGTTCAGCGTCCTGGCCCAGAACAAGCTGGGCAGTGGCCCCTTCAGCCAGATCGTCACCTCCGTGCCCAGGG GCTTCCCAGTGACCACAGTGCCTCCAGAGCCACCGGCCGCGACCGTGCCCATCTTCCTGTCCCCACCCCGGGCTCTGAGGGCCAACGAGAGCGTGCGGggggtggtgctgggctgggacccCCCTGCCCGCGCCTCGGTGGCCCCGAGCGGCTACGCCCTGGAGCTGcggcag GTTGTGTTAGGGCTTTGGTGGTCACTGTGGCCTCGTGGCTTTGTGTCCCCACCCCAGGACGCCTTCTATGAGTTCCGACTGGTGGCCTTTGCTGGCAGCTACATCAGCGACCCCAGCAACACTGTGAACGTCTCCACGGCAGGTGAGGCTGGGGATGGAAATCAGAGGCGCGAGGCGTCCAAATTCCCCAAAGAGAATCCTCTTTCCTGCCGCCCCCACCC cccgccggaGCTGCTGCCGCAGCCGGTGCTGGCCGGGCTCATCGGGGGGATCTGCTTCCTCAGCGTGGCCGTCATCTTCAGCACCATGGCCGCCTGCGTCATGAGCCGGCGCCGCGCCGCGCGCGCCCGCAAGCGCCGCCGAG ATCCACCACTCGTCTTCTCCCCCAGCAAGAAGCTTCCACCTCCACAGTAA
- the DUSP23 gene encoding dual specificity protein phosphatase 23, with translation MSLGGELGVLTRGVSVEGCEFGVWGLLRVLTWGIPGNPPRGGPGGPIPGSDPGGAPNAAVPPVPPTGHGRATAGFHTPGRARRGVAVPPTLRVPRRQAVAVHCTLGRGRTGTLLACYLCQERHLAAPDAIREIRRLRPGSVETAGQEQAVISFCQLLAGERGET, from the exons GGGGAACTGGGGGTGCTGACACGAGGGGTCTCAGTTGAGGGATGCGAGTTTGGGGTCTGGGGGCTCCTGAGGGTCCTGACCTGGGGCATCCCAGGCAATCCGCCCCGGGGGGGTCCCGGCGGTCCCATCCCAGGCTCTGACCCGGGCGGTGCCCCCAACGCAGCGGTGCCCCCCGTCCCCCCCACAGGCCATGGGCGA GCGACAGCCGGCTTCCACACCCCGGGGCGTGCCAGGAGGGGCGTGGCGGTGCCACCCACCCTCCGTGTCCCCCGTCGCCAGGCTGTGGCGGTGCACTGCACGCTGGGCCGCGGCCGGACCGGCACGCTGCTGGCCTGTTACCTGTGCCAGGAGCGGCACCTGGCCGCCCCCGACGCCATCCGCGAGATCCGGCGCCTCCGGCCCGGCTCCGTGGAGACCgcggggcaggagcaggctgtgatcagcttctgccagctgct CGCTGGGGAGCGAGGTGAGACCTGA